The Cellulophaga sp. L1A9 genome window below encodes:
- a CDS encoding RHS repeat-associated core domain-containing protein, whose translation MADCPFRYQGQYEDVETGLYYNRFRYYSPDEGVYISQDPIGLAGGMPNLYSYVHDSNAWVDPFGLARSNAGKAALHKGIMNDPKQPSHIRGWFKQQYNNAVPFSKMTVPPGYDRAHFRGYESAKGYDYRYSELNLEANHKLQHKYDDYGAKNKKGESISKKGKKKGKIKCN comes from the coding sequence TTGGCAGATTGCCCTTTTAGGTATCAAGGACAGTACGAGGATGTAGAAACTGGGCTATACTATAATAGGTTTAGGTATTACTCTCCTGATGAAGGTGTATATATTTCACAAGACCCGATTGGGCTTGCAGGTGGAATGCCTAATTTGTATAGTTATGTGCATGATAGTAATGCTTGGGTAGACCCATTTGGTTTAGCAAGGTCTAATGCAGGAAAAGCCGCTCTGCACAAAGGAATAATGAATGACCCAAAACAACCTAGTCATATTAGGGGTTGGTTCAAACAACAATATAATAATGCTGTCCCATTTAGTAAAATGACTGTTCCACCGGGTTATGATCGCGCTCATTTTAGAGGTTATGAAAGTGCTAAAGGTTATGATTACAGGTATTCAGAATTAAATTTAGAAGCAAACCATAAATTACAGCATAAGTATGATGATTATGGAGCCAAGAATAAAAAAGGAGAGAGTATATCTAAAAAGGGCAAAAAGAAAGGAAAAATAAAGTGTAATTAA
- a CDS encoding SMI1/KNR4 family protein — MNIQDILELIGKDANCNLVPKMNTNENKINLPDDLKYFYEKYESLELFSNKSYAIKISSLDELIPTNKKLFPEDDVIWEELEGDISNYWFLIASSEQLSQYISIDLSDRNFGYCYDSFLETHANPEDSAIIAKSFTELLERLYESGGYNWYWLEDFEPYGDAYDDFDIIVTSK; from the coding sequence ATGAATATACAAGATATTTTAGAATTAATTGGAAAGGATGCTAATTGCAACCTTGTGCCAAAAATGAATACTAATGAAAATAAAATAAACCTACCTGATGATCTAAAGTACTTCTATGAGAAATATGAAAGTTTAGAGTTATTTAGTAATAAATCTTATGCTATTAAAATCAGTTCATTAGATGAATTAATTCCAACAAATAAAAAATTATTTCCTGAAGATGATGTTATTTGGGAAGAATTAGAGGGAGACATAAGTAATTACTGGTTCTTAATTGCTTCTTCCGAGCAATTAAGTCAATACATAAGTATTGATTTATCGGATAGAAATTTCGGGTATTGCTATGATAGCTTTTTGGAAACTCATGCAAACCCAGAAGACAGTGCTATTATTGCAAAGAGTTTTACAGAACTTTTGGAAAGACTATATGAATCAGGTGGCTATAACTGGTATTGGCTAGAAGATTTTGAACCTTACGGAGATGCCTATGATGATTTTGATATAATCGTAACTTCTAAATAA